The Leptospira inadai serovar Lyme str. 10 genome includes the window ACGCTCCCGCGTCGTTGTTGGAATTAAGTTCTTTGAGTTGTGAGAGAATCATCCGTTAGGTTTAATCTAAATATTTTGAATTGAGATAACAAAGCATGGTTCGTCTTAGAAGAAAGAAGGACTTTGGTTTTTGCAAAATTTACATTAACGATACTGTTGCTGTTAATTTTGGAAGAACCAACGCCCGTTGGTCCCTTCCTTTATTCTGCAAAAAATCCCTTCCCCCCAAAGTCAGCCGGACGAATTTACTTCGTAAGGATGGGGGGAAGGAACCCTTTTTACTTTAAAAAATTCCTCTAAATCACTTTAAAATTCCCTTGCCTACTTTTCACGGCCTAACCTATTATGTCCCTAAGATGCAAGCTAAAAATTTCTCCTTTTAAGGTAAAATTTGCTTAGGTTAGTATCAGATCGTTAAGTACCGCACTGACTTGCGGAATTTGAAGATCAATGCAGAATAGAGGTCGGGAGAAAGAAATTTCCCACTTCATTTTATTTCAATGTCATGAGGCCAGGCGGCTTCGTGCACCCAGTCCTTAGCATTGCTATTCACTGGAATTAAAACCGGAGGTGGGTATATGTCCTCATATAGCCTAACGATATTTCAAAATAGTTTCGCATCACTTTGCCTTTTCTCACATAACAGGATGCAGGTGAAATAATGTTTGAGAGAAACGAAATTTTAGAATCGGCCCAAGCATACCATGAAAATGGTATCCAGGTAATCCCAGTTAAATCAGGAACGAAGAAACCGGAGGGTTTCTGGAAACAGTATCAAGAAAAGTACGTACCGAAAAACGAGATCCCGAAGTTATTTGCTGGTGATCATAATATAGCCGGTCTAGGTGGAGCAGTATCATCGTGTTTATCCGTTCTTGATGTAGATGACTATCGAAAGTTTGAAAACACTGCCTGGAAAAAAACCATAATCAGAGATATTTGGAACGAGACTTGGGTGGGTAATAGCGCGAGCGGACGTCCTCATATCTATATAAGAACACCATTTCCTCTCCGATCGCGGAACGATATTAAAACGACCGGAATCGAAGTTCGAGGAGAAGGGCAATATTTCCTAATGCCCCCCTCTATTTTCAATAAGAATGGACAAGGGTTTTTATATTGTTGGAACCACGGCCCGGCTCAAGGGAAAAAAATCGTAAACGTATCCGAAGCGGATTTAGAGCTCGTTTCTAAAATTCTTCCAATAGAACGTTTTAACCTGTCGGAAAAAAAGTCCTCCGAATTAAAACCGTTCGGAATGAACTGGAAGGCATTTGAAATCCTTTGCTTAGGAAAGTATGAAGAGCATGGTTTTGCAAAAAATGGATCCCCCTCGTATTCGGAAGCAGAGTTTCACGCAATTAGAAGTCTCGCTTCTCTTGGGTGGTCCAATTATGAAATCCGAAACTTTATTTTAGAAAGAGCGCATGAAAAAACAAACTTCCGAACTAGAGAAAGTAATTCAGACTATTTAGATCGTACTATAAAGAATGTAAGAAAGTGGATAGAGAAGAATCAAGGAGAACACCAAAGAGAGCTTGATCGATTACGGGAATCAGTATCGGTTATAGACTGGAACACTTTGTCTGGGAATAAAAGAAAAGCGTTAACGGATAAACTCACTTACTCGTACATACTAGAGACGGCGGCTAGAACTGGCAAAGGAATTATAAACCAAGAAGGTCAAGGACTCCCAATCTCAGAAAGAGAAATAGCAGAAAGGACTGGTCGGACACAGAAAACAATCAATAGCTCCCTCTCACGACTAAAAGGTAAATTAGTAACCCAAGTAAAAGACGCAGACCTTATCCATGCTCGAGAATACTCCTTAATAACATGCGACATTAAGTTTCAATCTTTGTACCCCCCCAATTGTGAAAGAATGAGTAATAATGTCGCACGTTCTGACGAGCTTTCCAGTGACGCGTTTAGAAGGGGTAGGGTGGGTGAGTCCCTAGAGAAGACAGGAATGCTTGTTTTAAACGCCTTAGAAGGCAAACTAGAGGGGTTACAGGGGGATTTTGAGGGGTGGTTCAGGAAAAGAGATATTCTCGTAGTTTTATCCCAATACATGACTACTAGAACATTTGAACGAAAAATAGGTATCTTGGAGGGCCTAGAGGTTGTCCGAAGAAAGCGCGATGGTAAGGAGACGCTTTTTAAACTGATTGGAGTTCCAAATCTGGGGGCTATAGCTCGGGCTATCGGATCGGACGGTAAAGCAGAGCATCAACGTAGACAACACAAACTAGACCGGGAGTTTGAAAAAGATATCCGTGGTTTAACACCGGAAGAAAAAGCGAACGCTAGACGGGAGCGGAAATTAAAGCAAAACACTAATTTAACGAGAATCAGTAAGACCGAATTTTTGAACCCGAAAACCGGAGAAATTCACGAGGTTTGAATCGGATAGGACAAGTTAAAGTAGATCCTCTAGGCAATTTCCGTTGGCCCGAAAGAATGGGTAATAATGTCGTACGTCTTCCTTGAGCTAGGACCGGCCTTCCTACTCCTATCTGAATGTAGTAGCTTCCTATGGACTGACAGGGGGAAATGGAAAGTGTTTTTCTTCGTAGCTTTCAGCAAGTTCAAATAGAGATTCTAATTCTAGAGTTTCTTCTTTTGATCGTTTTGCCTTATTCATTAAAATTTCTATCCTACTCAGCGCTATTTTGTATTCACTTTCTGAGACTATCTCGATTTGTTCTGTTCGATTTTCCATTTAAGTAATCTCTTTTACGATTTTGATTTTGGGGGGCTAAGACTTAGAGTTTTAACGTTTCCTTTCCTTGCGTAGTTAAGGATTGCCTTATCCATAGTAACGAGTTCGGCCTTTAAGATTCTAGCTGTCGCTACGATCAAGCGATCGGCCGGGTCTCCATGAAACGAATCCGGAAGGGAGACACTCTCAGAAATAATTTCAGGTGTTAGGTTAATCGAATAAATACCTGGAGCGTTTTGTCCTTCTTTAATCCAGTCGACGAGTGAGCCTGAGATTTTGATTCGTTTCTTACTTACGAGCATTGCAACTTCCCAAGCGGATATTTCGGAAACGTAAATACTTCGAGTCGGAATATTTTTATAAATTTTAGTAAGTATATGCTTTTTATTGATTCTGTTATCGCCTTCTAGGAGCCAGATCCAAGCGTGAGTATCTAAGACGATCATGTATATATTAGTCTTCGTTCCATTTAATGCCCGAACTAGAAACGATGTCTCCCTCGATCTTGATTCTTCCTTTTAAGTAACCGAATAGATTTGAATTCTCTGCGCTTTCCACGGCCGTAAGCTTAGCGACCGGCTTCCCGTGCTTCGTGATTATAATTTCTTCGTGAGTCTTTTGTACCCGGTCCATTAGGTTTAAACAAGTAGTCTTGAACTTAGCCGCTGAAATCTTCATACCTTGATTATAAATATGACCACTTATATATGTCCACTATTTAATGTGGACATATTAATCACTTTAGAAATAAAGAAATCGGTACGTCGAATAAATTGGAAATTTTCCTAGCTAATTCGTTTGTCATCGGGAGGGCTCCACTTTCTAAATCGATAATTAGATCGATTGGAACTCCGTCGAGCTTACTTGATAATTCTTTGTAAGTAAAATTGCGTCGTTCACGAAGTATTTTCAAAATTACCCCGGCAGCCGAATTTCCTTTTTCTTCCGGGTTCAATGAATTTTCCTAAAGGAGGATAGAATCTGAAGTTATCCTCTATTCTATTAAAATATCCTACAAAATTACTGATATTTGTCATTATTTGCGTAACAAAGCAAATAAAGTTAGATTCAGATTCATTTTCTTAAAAGTTAAATACCAGAAAAGTAAGATACTATAATAATAAATCCTTTTAATAAGGATTCCTAACTTTGCGTTAGAACCAGACACCGCGGCGATTGGTTTTAAAATTGTAAAATCAACGGATGAGAATCCGCATTGTCTGGAAAGTAACTTTAACGTTTCTTCCGAATAATCGTTTATGTGATCTTTAGCTTCGAGATAATGGCCGTCGTTCGTCATCCCTTTTACTAAAACTTTCACCTGTGCTTTAAGAAGCTGGATGGGGAAATTCGGTGTTTGAATAAATAGGAATCCACCCGGTTTTAATAAAGTGAATAAATACATAAGTAGGCCGTGAGGCTTTGGGATATGTTCTATAACGTCCCAGAGAGTTATTATATCGAAACTCTCTTTAGGTAGGCCGCTATCCTGAACGATTCCGGATTGAACGCTCTCGAGCCCATTACGTTCCCTTGCGAATTTAACGGCACTCCTAGATATTTCGTAACCGAAAGCTTCCCATTCGGGCCGTTCTTTATTAAGCATCTTAATGAAGAACCCTAACCCGCAACCGACATCTAAAATTTTACCTTTCTTATTAGTTAGAAAGCTCGTAATAAAGTCGTCATAGATTTCTCGATGGGCGATATCTCACCAATTCAAATCGTATTCGATTTCTCCTACGTCCCAATATTTTTCGAAATGCTCCTCTTGCTTATAAGTAGAATATACATGGTTGCAAACTAAACATCGAACGATTGGGATTCCATTTTCAACGAAGATGGTTTTATTTTTTCGATTCTCGCATAAAGAGCAAGTCTCATTTCTGGTATACAATTTCTTCTAACTCAGGTCACTTTATATATTTAATATTTTCGATTGTTTAAAGTACCGCATATATTCTTTTTTAATAATTCGAATTCTGGTGCAATACAAAATTAAAAGTTATCTATAAATTATTAAATTGTATCGGACTTGTATTACGAATCGGGAATTGAAATTATACTTTTCGATTTCATTCTAAGTCATGTGAAAGAGTTTAATATGTTTTGTGTGGCAAAATTTAATTCGGTTAACAGAATTGAACCAATTCAATTAAAGCGAGCAAGGGCAATCCTTTCTTTAATAACGATTCTTATCTAAAACAGAAATTAAAATTCTTGAGCTTGAAATACGAATTTTTTACCGTCCTTTCATATATCTTGAATATCAAGGTGGGAGAAATATTAGTCGGAATGAAAATTAATTTGGTTATTTTAGGAATGTGGATTCTTTGGCTCAATTCCCCAAGGGGTCCCTTAAAATTGGGAGAGTTTAGTACAAATCAAGATTGCATTGCTGCAATAACCACAGAATCTACAGGACTCACTCGCTGGCGAACCAGGTGCATAGAAGTAAAATAATTCTTATATAGAGTTCTTTTAAAAAAAAAGAAACTACTCTTGTATTCTTAGTTTTGAGTAATTTCTTCTTCGGCAAAAAAGAGAAAACGACATTTAAAAAAGGAAATCCTGCCCGTAATATGGACTCATCCAAAGATTTACAAAAATTTGATTTTACTGAAGAAGTAATCCAGTCCTTTCGAGAAAATTCGACGATCCCTGTAGATTTTTATAATAAGAACGGACAAATTCTAATTCATAAAAGCGATACAGCGAGTGGGGATGATATCAGTCGCCTTCGAAAATTCGAAGGGCAGGGGATCTATTTTCTTACTTCGGAAATAGGCAAAATAGGATTAGATCAGGGAAAAATAGACGCTTCCTTTGAAAAGTTAATAAATCCAAAACTGTCAATCGATTTGTCTAGAGGAGCCACGGATCTTTTAAAAGACATTAAGAAATTCCCGCTAAATGGTTCTCATGTCCGAAGCGTTGGCAAATCAATTGATTCCATTTTAGAGGATTTTAAATCCTCTCCGAATATGGAAACAGGGCTCGTAAATATTTTAGAAGTAATGTCAAGCGCAGGAGCTCCGGTTGACTCGGAAGTCCTTACAAAAAGAACCGTAATTGCTATGGCAATGAAAGTGAGGACTGGAAAGACTTTCACAAAGGTAGATTCTGAAATAAAGAAAGTTGAGCAGATGAATTTAATGATGGCTTCTTATATGGCCGATATCGGCTATACTCAAATGAAAATGCCTACTCACGCCAATTTGAAAGGTGAAGAATTAGAATATATTAAAAATCATCCGATTATTAGCTACTTTATGATCGCGAATATTCCTGATTTGCAGGATTCGGTAAAGTCGATCGTGCTGAATCATCACAGGCCGCATAAAGGCGATAGTATAAATAATAATTAT containing:
- a CDS encoding bifunctional DNA primase/polymerase; protein product: MFERNEILESAQAYHENGIQVIPVKSGTKKPEGFWKQYQEKYVPKNEIPKLFAGDHNIAGLGGAVSSCLSVLDVDDYRKFENTAWKKTIIRDIWNETWVGNSASGRPHIYIRTPFPLRSRNDIKTTGIEVRGEGQYFLMPPSIFNKNGQGFLYCWNHGPAQGKKIVNVSEADLELVSKILPIERFNLSEKKSSELKPFGMNWKAFEILCLGKYEEHGFAKNGSPSYSEAEFHAIRSLASLGWSNYEIRNFILERAHEKTNFRTRESNSDYLDRTIKNVRKWIEKNQGEHQRELDRLRESVSVIDWNTLSGNKRKALTDKLTYSYILETAARTGKGIINQEGQGLPISEREIAERTGRTQKTINSSLSRLKGKLVTQVKDADLIHAREYSLITCDIKFQSLYPPNCERMSNNVARSDELSSDAFRRGRVGESLEKTGMLVLNALEGKLEGLQGDFEGWFRKRDILVVLSQYMTTRTFERKIGILEGLEVVRRKRDGKETLFKLIGVPNLGAIARAIGSDGKAEHQRRQHKLDREFEKDIRGLTPEEKANARRERKLKQNTNLTRISKTEFLNPKTGEIHEV
- a CDS encoding type II toxin-antitoxin system VapC family toxin codes for the protein MIVLDTHAWIWLLEGDNRINKKHILTKIYKNIPTRSIYVSEISAWEVAMLVSKKRIKISGSLVDWIKEGQNAPGIYSINLTPEIISESVSLPDSFHGDPADRLIVATARILKAELVTMDKAILNYARKGNVKTLSLSPPKSKS
- a CDS encoding type II toxin-antitoxin system Phd/YefM family antitoxin — protein: MKISAAKFKTTCLNLMDRVQKTHEEIIITKHGKPVAKLTAVESAENSNLFGYLKGRIKIEGDIVSSSGIKWNED
- a CDS encoding helix-turn-helix domain-containing protein, whose translation is MNPEEKGNSAAGVILKILRERRNFTYKELSSKLDGVPIDLIIDLESGALPMTNELARKISNLFDVPISLFLK